In Fundulus heteroclitus isolate FHET01 chromosome 8, MU-UCD_Fhet_4.1, whole genome shotgun sequence, a genomic segment contains:
- the LOC118556078 gene encoding zinc finger protein 2 homolog isoform X2, which translates to MEKTMELKMLLESSLKRIFQATVTDILVSVEQTLSEYQGTIQTIQTENEGLKRLLSAQRSAESLHEDGSEEDATEQFSVSDWNNPPVISTQTIFKVSKCSSEKTSFRKKNEGQLKESASSTPFSMQIDQLGEHLCVDKSSGKSVPLKTEPNLEESGAVVDLIQPSLSQMEKLVKSESSEVTADAFTDVHQLHPSDPRQKCVGSDHSVKVNVVSKGYTQEGHFIKIEEEEEAEALPGSEGESLSQPEVKYALTHQEAELDQKWLERESVQDVEPKEGTLEQNNSSAVAEEDTQKQSNYFLDSPTCPKTFSQAAVLNTHIKYHSKSKDYSCNFCGKSFKRSDLLVYHKYTHTGERPYSCNLCSKTYAHPSKLKVHMRTHTGEKPYRCQQCGKTFRDSGNLQQHVRTHTGERPHCCTQCSKRFSSLGHLKEHHRIHTGERPHCCTQCGKRFISLGHLKAHSRIHTGERPYACKQCRKTFSQASTLTVHMRRHTGERPYSCDKCSKKFTVSCSLKLHLKTHSQEKE; encoded by the exons ATGGAGAAAACGATGGAGCTGAAAATGTTGCTGGAGTCATCTCTGAAGCGGATCTTTCAGGCGACTGTGACCGACATCCTGGTCTCGGTGGAGCAGACCCTCTCTGAGTACCAGGGAACAATCCAGACGATCCAGACCGAGAACGAAGGCCTGAAGCGGCTGCTGTCTGCACAGAGGAGCGCAGAGTCCCTCCATGAAG ATGGATCTGAGGAAGATGCCACTGAACAGTTTTCTGTCTCGGATTGGAACAATCCTCCTGTTATTTCTACTCAGACTATCTTCAAGGTGTCCAAATGCAGCAGTGAAAAGACAAGTTTCAGGAAGAAAAATGAGGGACAGCTAAAGGAGAGTGCATCTTCTACTCCATTCTCTATGCAGATAGATCAATTAGGTGAACATCTGTGTGTGGACAAGTCCAGTGGAAAGTcagttcctttaaaaacagaacctaaTTTGGAAGAAAGTGGTGCCGTTGTTGACCTTATTCAGCCATCTCTGAGTCAGATGGAGAAACTGGTGAAGAGTGAGAGCTCAGAGGTTACTGCTGATGCCTTCACAGATGTGCATCAGCTGCATCCCTCAGACCCTAGACAGAAATGTGTAGGGAGCGACCACAGTGTTAAAGTCAATGTTGTTTCCAAAGGCTACACACAAGAGGGGCATTTTATCAAGattgaggaagaagaggaggctgAAGCACTGCCAGGTAGTGAAGGTGAGAGTTTGTCCCAGCCAGAGGTCAAATATGCCCTGACGCATCAGGAAGCAGAGTTGGATCAGAAATGGTTGGAGAGAGAAAGCGTGCAGGATGTGGAGCCAAAAGAAGGAACATTGGAGCAAAATAATTCATCCGCTGTTGCTGAAGAAGAtacccaaaaacaaagcaactacTTTTTAGACTCTCCAACATGTCCAAAGACATTTAGCCAAGCAGCTGTACTCAATACTCACATAAAATATCACAGCAAGAGTAAAGATTACAGCTGCAACTTTTGTGGGAAAAGCTTCAAGCGATCTGATCTCCTCGTATACCACAAGTACACCCACACGGGAGAAAGACCATATAGCTGCAACCTCTGCAGTAAGACGTACGCCCATCCCAGCAAGCTCAAGGTGCACATGCGCACCCATACCGGGGAGAAACCATACCGCTGCCAGCAATGCGGTAAAACATTCAGAGACTCTGGAAACCTTCAGCAACATGTGAGGACCCACACAGGGGAACGGCCTCATTGCTGCACTCAGTGCAGCAAGAGGTTCAGTAGCCTTGGCCATCTCAAGGAGCATCACAGGATCCACACTGGGGAGAGGCCTCATTGCTGCACACAGTGTGGCAAGAGGTTCATCAGCCTTGGCCATCTCAAAGCGCATTCCAGAATCCACACTGGGGAGAGACCGTATGCCTGTAAACAGTGCAGGAAGACCTTCAGCCAGGCTTCAACACTTACAGTCCACATGCGGAGGCACACTGGAGAAAGGCCGTACAGCTGTGACAAATGCAGCAAGAAATTCACTGTGTCCTGCAGTCTGAAGTTGCACCTGAAAACTCACTCTCAGGAGAAGGAGTAA
- the LOC118556131 gene encoding zinc finger protein 616-like — protein sequence MEKTMELKMLLESSLKRIFQATVTDILVSVEQTLSEYQGTIQTIQTENEGLKRLLSAQRSAESLHEGLLSSDAAAQFSGSDWNNHLITSSNSQLEEQACVDKSGRISAPVKTEPHLEESGHVDLCQPSLNQTVKLVKNESSEVTGDAFTDVHLLDPSSPKHECRESDLSAKVAVVSKGYTQEGHFIKIEKEEEAEALPDHEGDGLSQPELNYALKHQEAELDQRWLEGESTKDVQQVEGTLEQNNSPVIPEEDTQEQSSNFLRCPICPKTFSQAASLTTHIKTHSKSKDRSCSVCGKTFKREEDLISHKHTHTGEKRHGYDICSKTSTPPGKLRVHRRIHTGEKPFSCSYCGKCFNNYNHLKPHLRTHTGEKPYGCQQCGKTFKSSGNRQRHVRTHTGERPHSCTQCGKRFSTLSYLKTHYRTHTGEKPYGCKQCRKTFSRASVLKIHMRIHTGERPYGCNECGKKFPWSSSLKVHLKTHT from the exons ATGGAGAAAACGATGGAGCTGAAAATGTTGCTGGAGTCATCTCTGAAGCGGATCTTTCAGGCGACTGTGACCGACATCCTGGTCTCGGTGGAGCAGACCCTCTCTGAGTACCAGGGAACAATCCAGACGATCCAGACCGAGAACGAAGGTCTGAAGCGGCTGCTGTCTGCACAGAGGAGCGCAGAGTCCCTCCATGAAGGTCTGCTGTCCTCAG aTGCCGCTGCACAGTTTTCTGGCTCAGATTGGAACAATCATCTTATTACTTCTTCTAATTCTCAACTAGAAGAACAGGCGTGTGTGGACAAGTCCGGTAGAATCTCAGCTCCTGTGAAAACAGAACCTCATTTGGAAGAAAGTGGTCATGTTGACCTCTGCCAGCCATCTCTGAATCAGACCGTGAAGCTGGTGAAGAATGAAAGCTCAGAGGTTACTGGTGATGCATTCACAGATGTGCATCTGCTGGATCCTTCAAGCCCTAAACATGAATGTAGGGAAAGTGACCTCAGTGCTAAAGTCGCTGTTGTTTCCAAAGGCTACACACAGGAGGGACATTTTATCAAGAttgagaaagaggaggaggctgaAGCACTGCCAGACCATGAAGGTGATGGTTTGTCTCAGCCAGAGCTCAATTATGCACTGAAGCATCAGGAAGCAGAGTTGGATCAAAGATGGTTGGAAGGAGAAAGCACAAAGGATGTGCAGCAGGTAGAAGGAACATTGGAGCAAAATAATTCACCCGTTATTCCTGAAGAAGATACCCAAGAACAAAGCAGCAACTTTTTACGCTGTCCTATCTGTCCAAAGACATTTAGCCAAGCAGCTTCGCTCACTACTCACATCAAAACTCACAGCAAGAGTAAAGATCGCAGCTGCAGTGTTTGTGGGAAAACCTTCAAGCGGGAAGAAGACCTCATTTCTCACAAGCACACCCACACGGGAGAAAAACGGCATGGCTACGATATCTGCAGCAAGACGTCCACCCCTCCAGGCAAGCTCAGGGTGCACAGGCGCATCCATACCGGAGAGAAGCCCTTCTCCTGCTCATACTGTGGGAAATGTTTCAATAACTACAATCACCTTAAGCCCCACCTAAGGACTCACACCGGGGAGAAGCCGTACGGCTGCCAGCAGTGTGGTAAAACATTCAAAAGCAGTGGAAACCGTCAGAGGCACGTGAGGACTCACACGGGCGAGCGGCCTCACAGCTGCACTCAGTGTGGCAAGAGGTTCAGCACCCTCAGCTACCTCAAAACACATTACAGGACCCACACTGGGGAGAAGCCGTATGGCTGTAAGCAGTGCAGGAAGACTTTCAGCCGGGCTTCAGTCCTTAAGATCCACATGCGGATCCACACTGGAGAAAGGCCGTACGGCTGCAATGAGTGTGGCAAGAAATTTCCTTGGTCCAGCAGCCTGAAGGTGCACCTGAAGACTCACACGTAA
- the LOC118563929 gene encoding uncharacterized protein LOC118563929 has protein sequence MEDTHPWGRYIDFYFELGLEYKHIKSVLDSRHGFSISERHLKRVFRARGLIRRKSFSDLAVLVEFINNQLQSSGQLHGYRWMYAKCREHGLRVRKEDVRFVLKELDPQGVALRQARRLRRRNYFSKGPNFIWHMDSYDKLKPYGICINASIDGFSRKIIWLNAYTTSSNPKVIGGYYIEAVQRLNGCPRVVRGDLGTENGHVRSFQRFLVPTEPNETLDSYLEGASTANQRIEYWWRFLRNQCVEFWLSLFGDIRDNGYFDGGFLDKNLLQFCCMGIIQDELDDTAQVWNAHSIRPSNNRNVPSGRPNVMYALPELYRTRDFLCLVEEEHVEVCKNECISRLTKPCDPDVFDLCNILMAESHLTLPTDAYQALNLYMHLREAIIASL, from the exons ATGGAGGACACCCACCCATGGGGTAGatatatagatttttatttcGAGCTTGGGCTTGAGtataaacacattaaatcagTGCTTGACAGCAGACATGGATTTAGTATTAGTGAGAGACATCTGAAGAGAGTTTTCAGAGCGCGGGGACTCATTCGGCGCAAGTCCTTTTCCGACTTGGCAGTTTTGGTAGAATTCATTAATAACCAGCTACAGTCCTCTGGACAGCTTCACGGTTACCGATGGATGTACGCTAAATGCAGAGAGCATGGACTTCGTGTGAGAAAAGAAGATGTGCGCTTTGTGTTGAAGGAATTGGATCCCCAAGGGGTGGCACTGAGGCAGGCAAGACGTCTCAGACGGAGAAATTACTTTTCAAAGGGACCAAACTTCATCTGGCACATGGACTCCTACGACAAACTTAAACCATATGGAATATGCATCAACGCAAGTATTGATGGGTTTTCAAGAAAAATAATCTGGCTTAATGCTTACACAACAAGTAGTAATCCAAAGGTGATCGGGGGGTATTACATCGAAGCGGTGCAGCGTTTAAATGGCTGCCCTAGAGTTGTACGTGGTGATCTTGGAACCGAAAATGGCCATGTGAGAAGTTTCCAGCGTTTCCTTGTACCAACGGAACCAAACGAGACCCTTGACAGTTACCTGGAAGGAGCAAGTACAGCTAATCAAAGAATTGAATATTGGTGGCGTTTCCTTCGTAACCAGTGTGTGGAGTTCTGGTTGTCCCTTTTTGGAGACATCAGAGACAACGGTTACTTTGATGGTGGATTTTTAGACAAAAACCTTCTTCAGTTTTGCTGCATGGGGATCATACAG GATGAGCTGGATGATACTGCCCAGGTTTGGAATGCACACTCCATCAGGCCATCAAACAACAGAAATGTCCCCAGTGGTCGACCCAATGTGATGTATGCATTACCTGAGCTCTACAGGACAAGAGACTTTCTTTGCCTTGTTGAAGAGGAACATGTTGAAGTATGCAAAAATGAGTGCATTTCTCGACTGACCAAACCATGTGATCCAGATGTCTTTGACCTCTGCAACATCCTTATGGCAGAGTCCCATCTGACCTTACCCACAGACGCTTACCAGGCTTTGAACTTGTATATGCATCTAAGAGAGGCAATCATTGCATCACTTTAA
- the LOC118556078 gene encoding zinc finger protein 2 homolog isoform X1, which yields MEKTMELKMLLESSLKRIFQATVTDILVSVEQTLSEYQGTIQTIQTENEGLKRLLSAQRSAESLHEGLLSSDGSEEDATEQFSVSDWNNPPVISTQTIFKVSKCSSEKTSFRKKNEGQLKESASSTPFSMQIDQLGEHLCVDKSSGKSVPLKTEPNLEESGAVVDLIQPSLSQMEKLVKSESSEVTADAFTDVHQLHPSDPRQKCVGSDHSVKVNVVSKGYTQEGHFIKIEEEEEAEALPGSEGESLSQPEVKYALTHQEAELDQKWLERESVQDVEPKEGTLEQNNSSAVAEEDTQKQSNYFLDSPTCPKTFSQAAVLNTHIKYHSKSKDYSCNFCGKSFKRSDLLVYHKYTHTGERPYSCNLCSKTYAHPSKLKVHMRTHTGEKPYRCQQCGKTFRDSGNLQQHVRTHTGERPHCCTQCSKRFSSLGHLKEHHRIHTGERPHCCTQCGKRFISLGHLKAHSRIHTGERPYACKQCRKTFSQASTLTVHMRRHTGERPYSCDKCSKKFTVSCSLKLHLKTHSQEKE from the exons ATGGAGAAAACGATGGAGCTGAAAATGTTGCTGGAGTCATCTCTGAAGCGGATCTTTCAGGCGACTGTGACCGACATCCTGGTCTCGGTGGAGCAGACCCTCTCTGAGTACCAGGGAACAATCCAGACGATCCAGACCGAGAACGAAGGCCTGAAGCGGCTGCTGTCTGCACAGAGGAGCGCAGAGTCCCTCCATGAAGGTCTGCTGTCCTCAG ATGGATCTGAGGAAGATGCCACTGAACAGTTTTCTGTCTCGGATTGGAACAATCCTCCTGTTATTTCTACTCAGACTATCTTCAAGGTGTCCAAATGCAGCAGTGAAAAGACAAGTTTCAGGAAGAAAAATGAGGGACAGCTAAAGGAGAGTGCATCTTCTACTCCATTCTCTATGCAGATAGATCAATTAGGTGAACATCTGTGTGTGGACAAGTCCAGTGGAAAGTcagttcctttaaaaacagaacctaaTTTGGAAGAAAGTGGTGCCGTTGTTGACCTTATTCAGCCATCTCTGAGTCAGATGGAGAAACTGGTGAAGAGTGAGAGCTCAGAGGTTACTGCTGATGCCTTCACAGATGTGCATCAGCTGCATCCCTCAGACCCTAGACAGAAATGTGTAGGGAGCGACCACAGTGTTAAAGTCAATGTTGTTTCCAAAGGCTACACACAAGAGGGGCATTTTATCAAGattgaggaagaagaggaggctgAAGCACTGCCAGGTAGTGAAGGTGAGAGTTTGTCCCAGCCAGAGGTCAAATATGCCCTGACGCATCAGGAAGCAGAGTTGGATCAGAAATGGTTGGAGAGAGAAAGCGTGCAGGATGTGGAGCCAAAAGAAGGAACATTGGAGCAAAATAATTCATCCGCTGTTGCTGAAGAAGAtacccaaaaacaaagcaactacTTTTTAGACTCTCCAACATGTCCAAAGACATTTAGCCAAGCAGCTGTACTCAATACTCACATAAAATATCACAGCAAGAGTAAAGATTACAGCTGCAACTTTTGTGGGAAAAGCTTCAAGCGATCTGATCTCCTCGTATACCACAAGTACACCCACACGGGAGAAAGACCATATAGCTGCAACCTCTGCAGTAAGACGTACGCCCATCCCAGCAAGCTCAAGGTGCACATGCGCACCCATACCGGGGAGAAACCATACCGCTGCCAGCAATGCGGTAAAACATTCAGAGACTCTGGAAACCTTCAGCAACATGTGAGGACCCACACAGGGGAACGGCCTCATTGCTGCACTCAGTGCAGCAAGAGGTTCAGTAGCCTTGGCCATCTCAAGGAGCATCACAGGATCCACACTGGGGAGAGGCCTCATTGCTGCACACAGTGTGGCAAGAGGTTCATCAGCCTTGGCCATCTCAAAGCGCATTCCAGAATCCACACTGGGGAGAGACCGTATGCCTGTAAACAGTGCAGGAAGACCTTCAGCCAGGCTTCAACACTTACAGTCCACATGCGGAGGCACACTGGAGAAAGGCCGTACAGCTGTGACAAATGCAGCAAGAAATTCACTGTGTCCTGCAGTCTGAAGTTGCACCTGAAAACTCACTCTCAGGAGAAGGAGTAA
- the LOC118563928 gene encoding zinc finger protein 37 homolog: MEKTSELKMLLESSLKRIFRATVIEILDQVEQTLSEYQGTIQKIQTENESLKRLLSAQMSAESDDECLLSSDGSEGDTAEQFSGSNWNNHPIISNHTVCKVSTSDETSFRKKDVGNLKESKSSPPFFLQMGQLEEELCVDKSSRITVPVETVPNLEESGLKPVENESSEVTCDALTDVHQLHPSRPKHESRGSDHSVKVTVVSDDSTQEGHFIKIKEKEGEALRGNKGDGLSQPELKYAGKYQEADQKCLDRESKQDVEQEEGTFEENNSTFVAEEDTQEKSSNILRCPNSPKTCSQAALLNAQINTHSKRKPRSCNICGKSFRWATELLYHKHTHTGERPYGCNLCSKAYANPKQLSRHRRIHTGEKPYVCQQCGKTFRDSGNHLQHMKTHTGERPHCCTQCGKKFSSIGHLKAHYRIHTGERPYGCKQCSKSFSQGSQLKAHMRVHTGEKPYSCDECGKKFTRSNAVKLHRKTHM, encoded by the exons ATGGAAAAAACGAGCGAGCTGAAAATGTTGCTGGAGTCATCTCTGAAGCGGATATTTCGGGCGACTGTGATTGAGATTCTAGACCAGGTGGAGCAGACCCTCTCTGAGTACCAGGGAACGATCCAGAAGATCCAGACCGAGAACGAAAGCTTGAAGCGGCTGCTGTCTGCACAGATGAGCGCAGAGTCCGACGATGAATGCCTGCTGTCCTCAG atgGATCTGAAGGAGATACAGCTGAACAGTTTTCTGGCTCAAATTGGAACAATCACCCTATTATCTCCAACCACACTGTGTGCAAGGTGTCCACCAGTGACGAGACAAGTTTCAGGAAGAAAGATGTGGGAAATCTGAAGGAGAGTAAATCCTCTCCACCTTTCTTTTTGCAGATGGGTCAATTAGAAGAAGAGTTATGTGTGGACAAGTCTAGTAGGATTACAGTTCCTGTGGAAACAGTACCTAATTTGGAAGAAAGTGGTTTGAAACCAGTAGAAAATGAGAGCTCAGAGGTTACTTGTGATGCATTGACCGACGTGCATCAGCTGCATCCTTCAAGGCCTAAACATGAATCTAGAGGGAGTGACCACAGTGTTAAAGTCACTGTTGTTTCTGATGACTCCACACAGGAGGGACATTTTATCAAGATTAAGGAAAAAGAGGGTGAAGCACTGCGAGGCAATAAAGGTGATGGTTTGTCTCAGCCAGAGCTGAAATATGCAGGGAAGTATCAGGAAGCGGATCAGAAATGTTTGGACCGAGAAAGCAAGCAGGATGTAGAGCAAGAGGAAGGGACATTTGAGGAAAATAATTCAACCTTTGTTGCTGAAGAAGATACCcaagaaaaaagcagcaacatTTTACGCTGTCCAAACAGTCCAAAGACATGTAGCCAAGCAGCTTTGCTCAATGCTCAAATCAACACTCACAGCAAGCGTAAACCTCGGAGCTGCAACATTTGTGGGAAAAGCTTCAGGTGGGCCACTGAGCTCTTATACCACAAGCACACCCACACCGGAGAAAGACCGTATGGCTGCAACCTCTGCAGCAAGGCGTACGCCAATCCCAAACAGCTCAGCAGGCACAGGCGCATCCACACCGGAGAGAAGCCATACGTCTGCCAGCAGTGTGGGAAAACATTCAGAGACTCTGGAAACCATCTGCAGCATATGAAAACCCACACGGGGGAGCGGCCTCATTGCTGCACTCAGTGTGGTAAGAAGTTCAGCAGTATCGGGCACCTCAAAGCGCATTACAGGATCCACACTGGGGAGAGGCCTTATGGCTGTAAACAGTGCAGTAAGTCGTTCAGCCAGGGTTCACAACTCAAGGCCCACATGCGGGTGCACACTGGAGAAAAGCCGTACAGCTGCGACGAGTGCGGCAAGAAATTCACTCGGTCCAATGCTGTAAAGCTGCACCGGAAGACTCACATGTAG